In one Rhodococcus sp. B50 genomic region, the following are encoded:
- the recD gene encoding exodeoxyribonuclease V subunit alpha, producing MTDVRIAQRGKGALRQFNEVGALSAADVHVALRLAALGGEDDPHVHLATALAVRAVRSGSVCLDLTRFREVTVEEDADGHPVVDPASLPWPRDEDVLAALRRSPLVVGGDRGPLRPLRLVDTAEGPLLYLDRYFRQEQTIRRVLAERTATFPDLDEERISATLDELFHHPDDPSRPAPAPDRQRVAAALAATRPTTVIAGGPGTGKTHTVARILALLTRLYGHELRIGLAAPTGKAAARLQESVREQEIELGLPPNLTAMTVHRMLGWQRGRTRFRYHAGNHLPYDVIVVDETSMVSLTMMCRLLEAVRPDTRLVLVGDPDQLASVDAGAVLADLVGRPVSGTLDPVFERVVTRDLAAVGDPAKEKGFSDKERDRLRGGVVRLSRGRRFGEAIADLAIAVREGKADEVLRILRSGDPKVSFLAPNDLDALRDDIVRSAEEVTKAAEAGEVDPALKSFEKHRLLCAHRDGPAGVQWWARQAAEWIGEAVGQRLDPESWYPGRPLLVTANDHDMQIYNGDTGVVVRRGDELVAAFARGETPFELRPSQLPAVSTVYAMTIHRSQGSQYGTVSVVLPDSGSALLTRELLYTAITRARSHVRIIGTEDAVRAGVARQVLRASGLRREIRV from the coding sequence ATGACCGACGTTCGGATCGCCCAGCGCGGCAAGGGCGCTCTGCGGCAGTTCAACGAGGTGGGCGCACTCTCCGCCGCCGACGTGCACGTCGCCCTGCGACTCGCGGCGCTCGGCGGCGAGGACGACCCGCACGTGCATCTCGCCACCGCGCTGGCCGTGCGTGCCGTGCGCTCCGGGTCGGTGTGCCTCGACCTCACGCGTTTCCGCGAGGTCACGGTCGAGGAGGACGCGGACGGCCATCCCGTCGTCGACCCCGCGAGCCTGCCGTGGCCCCGCGACGAAGACGTGCTCGCGGCGCTGCGTCGCAGCCCCCTCGTGGTCGGCGGCGACCGCGGACCTCTGCGTCCGTTGCGTCTCGTCGACACCGCGGAAGGTCCGCTGTTGTATCTCGACCGGTACTTCCGACAGGAGCAGACGATCCGCCGGGTGCTCGCCGAACGCACGGCGACGTTCCCCGACCTCGACGAGGAGCGCATCTCGGCGACGCTCGACGAGCTGTTCCACCATCCCGACGATCCCTCCCGGCCCGCGCCGGCACCCGACCGTCAGCGCGTCGCCGCGGCGCTCGCCGCCACTCGACCGACCACGGTGATCGCGGGCGGGCCGGGCACCGGCAAGACCCACACGGTCGCGCGGATCCTCGCGCTGCTCACCCGTCTGTACGGGCACGAGCTGCGCATCGGTCTGGCCGCTCCCACCGGCAAGGCCGCCGCGCGCCTGCAGGAGTCGGTGCGCGAGCAGGAGATCGAGCTGGGTCTGCCGCCGAATCTCACCGCCATGACCGTGCACCGGATGCTCGGCTGGCAGCGCGGCCGCACCCGCTTCCGCTACCACGCGGGCAACCACCTGCCGTACGACGTGATCGTCGTCGACGAGACGTCGATGGTGTCGCTGACGATGATGTGCCGCCTGCTCGAGGCGGTGCGGCCCGACACCCGGCTCGTCCTCGTGGGCGACCCCGACCAGCTCGCCTCGGTCGACGCCGGTGCGGTGCTTGCCGACCTCGTGGGACGCCCGGTCAGCGGCACCCTCGATCCGGTCTTCGAGCGGGTCGTCACCCGCGATCTGGCAGCGGTTGGAGATCCTGCCAAGGAAAAGGGCTTCTCGGACAAGGAGCGCGACCGGTTGCGTGGCGGCGTTGTGCGCCTCAGTCGGGGACGCAGGTTCGGTGAAGCGATCGCGGACCTGGCCATTGCGGTACGCGAGGGTAAGGCGGATGAGGTACTGAGGATCCTGCGCAGCGGTGATCCGAAGGTGTCGTTCCTCGCTCCCAACGATCTCGACGCCCTGCGCGACGACATCGTCCGCTCCGCCGAGGAGGTCACCAAGGCCGCCGAGGCGGGCGAGGTGGATCCGGCGCTGAAGAGCTTCGAGAAACACCGATTGTTGTGCGCGCACCGCGACGGCCCGGCCGGTGTGCAGTGGTGGGCGCGGCAGGCCGCCGAATGGATCGGGGAGGCCGTGGGGCAGCGCCTCGACCCCGAGAGCTGGTATCCCGGCCGGCCGCTGCTCGTCACCGCGAACGACCACGACATGCAGATCTACAACGGCGACACCGGCGTGGTCGTGCGGCGCGGCGACGAACTCGTCGCGGCGTTCGCGCGCGGCGAGACGCCGTTCGAACTGCGCCCGAGTCAGCTGCCCGCGGTGAGCACCGTCTACGCGATGACGATCCACCGCAGCCAGGGTAGTCAGTACGGCACCGTCTCGGTGGTGCTGCCCGATTCCGGATCGGCGCTGCTCACCCGCGAACTGCTGTACACCGCGATCACGCGTGCGCGGTCGCACGTGCGGATCATCGGAACCGAGGACGCGGTACGCGCGGGCGTGGCACGGCAGGTGCTCCGAGCGAGCGGGCTGCGGCGGGAGATCCGCGTGTAG
- a CDS encoding UvrD-helicase domain-containing protein, whose protein sequence is MPDTAITDPRAAGGPPPAGFDLLGRLPSGTTVLEASAGTGKTYAIVGLATRFVAEGHARLSDLLLVTFSRAATQELRERTRNRFAQVATALADPESARASNDMLVRHLASEDVDARRARLRQALSDFDSGTISTTHGFCRRMLDELGIAGEREPDVTVVEDVDDLRVEVVDDLYLRRYGRGQAPITYAEAAVAAKEAIFDPQAELAPNDADGTAAGERVEFARAVREEVERRKRRLGLRDFDDQLSLLHAVLGDPEHGDAACRRMRARFSVVLVDEFQDTDPKQWEILRRAFHGHSTLVLVGDPKQAIYAFRGAEVLSYLDAVSESDTYCELTTNWRSDGDLVRALEHVHLGAALGDPRIVVNPVKAAAADSRLSGIAPLRVRHLPRAGAGPLNDWGFPQNLDGLRGRVARDVAADIVRLLDDENVTVDLGSGPERVQPGHIAVLVRKHKQVTLVHDALTKANVPCVVAGGTSVFATPSAQHWLWVLYALEQPHRADRVRLAALTPLLGRTMTDIDSEGEALVVEVGGLLRELNDVYARTGFAAVFERLASFGSVEARLLDQPSGERTLTDIRHVAQLLEDVASAQSLGLAALTRWLEDRINDPDRGGADRIRRLDSDAAAVQILTVHGSKGLEFPVVHVPYGWDAAKNPEPDKLLLHENGRRILDVGGKSGPGYVARRRQHELEEAGEELRLLYVAVTRAQCALTLWWAPSTPTSRSPLHRLLFARDPGSAEVAAEGRIGHDEAMAEEFDRWAARADGVIAAEAVGSHPIPVLRWTRPRVETGPLAAARFDRVVDENWRRTSYSALTASVHDAPVVSGEVEEPVTTDEPAEPPPSATEPAREGIPSPMNGLPGGTIFGTLVHAVLEVVDTSAPDLETELLDCCRETVRRQMSPIDPAQLAAALLPVMRTPLGPLGRTLADFAPSDRLSELDFELPLTGGDSPVPVTVTLDAVGGLLRRHLPADDPMAAYADLVRTLEPVPLRGYLNGSIDAVLRTDGPRFVVVDYKTNRLAPVDELTTAHYTRESMAAEMLRAHYPMQALLYSVALHRYLRWRMRDYDPHVHLGGVQYLFVRGMAGPDGPPGSGVFDWHPPAALVTDLSDLLAGKAVIS, encoded by the coding sequence GTGCCCGATACCGCCATCACCGATCCGCGCGCCGCGGGCGGTCCGCCGCCGGCAGGCTTCGATCTGCTCGGCCGGCTCCCGAGCGGCACCACCGTTCTCGAGGCCAGCGCGGGAACGGGGAAGACGTACGCGATCGTCGGGCTCGCCACCCGGTTCGTCGCCGAAGGGCACGCCCGCCTGTCGGATCTGCTGCTCGTCACCTTCAGCCGGGCCGCGACGCAGGAACTGCGCGAACGCACCCGGAACCGGTTCGCGCAGGTTGCCACAGCCCTCGCCGATCCGGAGAGTGCGCGGGCGAGCAACGACATGCTCGTCCGTCATCTCGCGAGCGAGGACGTCGACGCGCGGCGAGCCCGCCTACGACAGGCGTTGTCCGACTTCGACTCCGGCACCATCTCCACCACGCACGGCTTCTGCCGCCGCATGCTCGACGAACTCGGGATCGCCGGTGAACGCGAACCCGACGTCACGGTCGTCGAGGACGTCGACGACCTGCGGGTGGAGGTCGTCGACGATCTCTACCTGCGGCGCTACGGCAGGGGACAGGCCCCCATCACCTACGCCGAGGCGGCCGTCGCCGCGAAGGAGGCGATCTTCGACCCGCAGGCCGAACTCGCACCGAACGACGCCGACGGCACCGCGGCCGGCGAGCGTGTGGAATTCGCGCGTGCAGTCCGCGAGGAGGTCGAACGACGCAAGCGCCGCCTCGGCCTGCGCGACTTCGACGACCAGTTGTCCCTGCTGCACGCGGTGCTCGGCGATCCGGAGCACGGCGACGCCGCCTGCCGGCGGATGCGTGCGCGCTTCTCCGTCGTCCTCGTCGACGAGTTCCAGGACACCGACCCCAAGCAGTGGGAGATCCTGCGCCGGGCGTTCCACGGGCACAGCACGCTCGTGCTCGTCGGCGACCCGAAACAGGCCATCTACGCCTTCCGCGGCGCGGAGGTGCTCAGCTATCTCGACGCCGTCTCCGAATCCGACACCTACTGCGAGCTGACCACCAACTGGCGCAGCGACGGCGATCTCGTCCGGGCGCTCGAACACGTCCATCTCGGTGCGGCCCTCGGTGACCCCCGCATCGTGGTGAACCCGGTGAAGGCGGCAGCCGCCGATTCCCGGCTCTCAGGTATCGCGCCCCTGCGGGTGCGTCACCTGCCCCGCGCCGGCGCCGGTCCGCTCAACGACTGGGGTTTCCCGCAGAACCTCGACGGCCTACGTGGGCGGGTCGCTCGCGACGTGGCGGCCGACATCGTGCGCCTGCTCGACGATGAGAACGTCACCGTCGACCTCGGTTCCGGTCCCGAGCGTGTGCAACCCGGGCACATCGCGGTCCTCGTGCGCAAACACAAGCAGGTGACGCTCGTCCACGACGCGCTGACGAAGGCGAACGTGCCGTGCGTGGTCGCCGGGGGCACGAGTGTGTTCGCCACACCGTCCGCACAGCACTGGCTGTGGGTTCTCTATGCGCTCGAGCAGCCCCACCGCGCCGATCGCGTCCGGCTCGCCGCGCTCACCCCGCTGCTCGGCCGCACGATGACCGACATCGATTCGGAGGGCGAAGCGCTGGTAGTGGAGGTCGGCGGACTGCTCCGCGAACTGAACGACGTCTACGCCCGCACCGGCTTCGCCGCCGTCTTCGAACGCCTCGCGTCCTTCGGTTCGGTCGAGGCCCGCCTCCTCGATCAGCCGTCCGGGGAACGCACCCTCACCGACATCCGGCACGTCGCCCAGTTGCTCGAGGACGTCGCCTCGGCACAGTCGCTGGGGCTGGCCGCACTCACCCGCTGGCTCGAGGACCGCATCAACGACCCCGACCGCGGTGGGGCCGACCGGATCCGGCGCCTCGACAGCGACGCCGCGGCGGTCCAGATCCTCACCGTGCACGGCAGCAAGGGGCTCGAATTCCCCGTCGTCCACGTCCCGTACGGGTGGGATGCCGCGAAAAACCCCGAGCCCGACAAGCTGCTGCTGCACGAGAACGGCCGACGCATCCTCGATGTGGGCGGCAAGAGCGGTCCCGGTTACGTCGCGCGGCGGCGCCAGCACGAACTCGAGGAGGCGGGGGAGGAACTGCGCCTGCTGTACGTGGCGGTGACGCGCGCGCAGTGTGCGCTCACCCTCTGGTGGGCGCCGTCCACCCCCACCTCACGGTCGCCGTTGCACCGGTTGCTGTTCGCCCGCGACCCCGGTTCGGCGGAGGTCGCCGCGGAAGGCCGGATCGGCCACGACGAGGCCATGGCCGAGGAATTCGACCGGTGGGCCGCGCGCGCCGACGGGGTCATCGCCGCCGAAGCGGTGGGGTCGCACCCGATTCCGGTGCTGCGCTGGACCCGCCCCCGCGTGGAGACCGGCCCACTCGCCGCCGCGCGCTTCGATCGGGTCGTCGATGAGAACTGGCGCAGGACCTCCTATTCGGCGCTCACCGCCTCGGTGCACGATGCGCCCGTGGTGAGCGGTGAGGTGGAGGAACCGGTGACCACCGACGAGCCGGCCGAGCCTCCGCCGAGCGCAACGGAACCGGCGCGCGAAGGCATTCCGTCACCAATGAACGGACTGCCCGGCGGCACGATCTTCGGCACGCTGGTGCACGCGGTCCTCGAGGTCGTCGACACCTCCGCACCCGACCTCGAGACCGAACTGCTCGACTGCTGCCGCGAGACGGTGCGCCGTCAGATGTCGCCGATCGATCCCGCCCAACTCGCGGCGGCGTTGCTCCCGGTGATGCGCACCCCGCTCGGGCCGCTCGGCCGGACCCTCGCCGACTTCGCTCCGTCCGACCGGCTCTCCGAACTCGACTTCGAGTTGCCGCTCACCGGAGGCGACAGTCCGGTGCCCGTCACCGTCACCCTCGACGCGGTCGGCGGATTGTTGCGCCGGCACCTGCCCGCCGACGACCCGATGGCGGCCTACGCCGATCTGGTGCGCACCCTCGAACCGGTGCCGCTGCGGGGTTATCTGAACGGCAGTATCGACGCCGTGCTGCGCACCGACGGGCCGAGATTCGTCGTCGTCGACTACAAGACCAACCGGCTCGCGCCCGTCGACGAACTGACCACCGCCCACTACACCCGCGAGTCGATGGCGGCGGAGATGCTCCGCGCCCACTATCCGATGCAGGCGCTGCTCTATTCCGTTGCCCTGCACCGCTATCTGCGGTGGCGGATGCGCGACTACGACCCGCACGTCCACCTCGGTGGTGTGCAGTACCTGTTCGTCCGTGGCATGGCCGGACCGGACGGCCCACCCGGCAGCGGCGTGTTCGACTGGCATCCGCCGGCAGCTCTCGTCACCGACCTGTCCGACCTCCTCGCCGGAAAGGCCGTGATCTCGTGA